The Pseudobacteroides sp. genome contains the following window.
TTGTAGCAGCATGCTCATTATTTCGTATCGCACCTTTTTCCATCTTTGCCTCGGCCTTTTTTTGCATTGATTCTTCAATTAACACTGATAGTTTTTTTACTTCATCTTCTAATAAATAATGTGCATGTTCCATCTCCGGCAATTTGGCCAGTTGTTCTTGTTTTGTAACAGCCTCTTCTACTTCCCTTAGCTCATTTTGGAGTTTATGGATACTATCTTTCAGTTCTTTTACAGCTTTGTCCTTATTGAAAATTATCTCGTAGGTTCGTTTTTTCTCTTCCTCAATGGCTAGTTTTCCACAACATAGGCTATGGTATTTCAAATGAATTGCACCATCGTCATCTTGAAGTAACCCTTCAATAGTAATGCTTTCAATCCCATGTGCCTGAAGATTATGACCTTCTTCTACTGTCTCAACCAGATAAACATGATTTAAACGTTCAAGATATCCTTCGACCTTTTCCTGGTAACTGATATTAATAGCGGATCGAATGCTGGGATATGTAATATCCTTTCTTGGTGACAAATTGTTTCCGGCCTTTGGTAGAGATACACGGGCACCATATTTAGCACCTTGTTGCAGTTTTTTTGCAAAAAGGTAATTGTTGGGTTCTACAATGATCCGATAACGGTTGTTGCCAATATACGCTTCGATTGCCTCTTGCCATTTTCTCATTTCAGGTCTCACACTAATAGCATCGGCAATCATAATAAACGAAATTTGGTTTGCCTCAAGAATTTGCCTAAACCTTTTTGCTTCATCTTTATAGGGCAGAAGGTCTTTTTTTAAATCGGAAATTCTTAACTCCAACTGGCTAAGTTCAGTCCGCATCTGGGAATAATTTAGCTTAGTATTATCTAGCTCCTTTACCAAAATGTCTTTGAGCTGACCTAAATATTCATTATTTTGTGGTTCAATATGTTTCAAGATACTTATTTGCCTAGCAAGATTTTCAATTTCGCGATCCTTCAATGCTTTTTTAGTTGTTTGCTCGGTAATCTCTTGATTCGCTTGCTCCTCAATGTCATCTAGCTGTTTGTATTCCACTTCCAGTTGGTCAATTTCTTTTTGTTTATTTATAATTTTCACAGTTAGCTCATTTACTTTATCCGCCTCAACTTTTCCCTGTCTTTCAACTTCGGTCATTTCAGCTTTTACAGACCTCAGTGTTTCCTGAAATTCGAAATATTCAAGTTTTTTTAGTCGAACTCTTGTTTCTTTAACTTCCTTTTCTTTAGCTTGATAAAGACGAAATTTTTGTGCTTTTTGCTTGGTCTCTTCAAATCGGCTTTGGGCTTGCTCCATTTCTTCTTCTGCCCGCTCAATGGCTACTTCTTGTTCATATAATCTCTGTTTACTGTCATCATATCGTTTTTTATAGCTTTTGGCTCCTTTTAAATCAAAGATTAAATTAAAGAGCGTATGCGGAGATGAGTTTACTACTTCCCTTACAGTATCGGGGCTCATTGCCATTAGATTACGAAATTCTTTTGTTATCCCAAGACATTGCTCTAAAACCTCCAAATATTCACCAACGTTCAGAAGTACTTCACTATAAGCTTTAGTATTAAAATGAAGGTCCTTCAAATCATGAAATTCTCCATCAAATAAATAATAGTCTCTAGACCATGAACTTTGATCATTTTTATAAATCCTACAACAAGCAGTGACCACATCTTTAAATTTTCTAGCTAATTCAAAAGGACGTACACCGTTCACCGACAGATTATGGAATGCAAC
Protein-coding sequences here:
- a CDS encoding chromosome segregation protein SMC, whose protein sequence is MIKDFSTVFWGYLPPTKEPYKVHEKVNAFIGPSGHGKTTIWDGLRLMLGASHFESKRTFSFYVHKKSNWAVVRVAFHNLSVNGVRPFELARKFKDVVTACCRIYKNDQSSWSRDYYLFDGEFHDLKDLHFNTKAYSEVLLNVGEYLEVLEQCLGITKEFRNLMAMSPDTVREVVNSSPHTLFNLIFDLKGAKSYKKRYDDSKQRLYEQEVAIERAEEEMEQAQSRFEETKQKAQKFRLYQAKEKEVKETRVRLKKLEYFEFQETLRSVKAEMTEVERQGKVEADKVNELTVKIINKQKEIDQLEVEYKQLDDIEEQANQEITEQTTKKALKDREIENLARQISILKHIEPQNNEYLGQLKDILVKELDNTKLNYSQMRTELSQLELRISDLKKDLLPYKDEAKRFRQILEANQISFIMIADAISVRPEMRKWQEAIEAYIGNNRYRIIVEPNNYLFAKKLQQGAKYGARVSLPKAGNNLSPRKDITYPSIRSAINISYQEKVEGYLERLNHVYLVETVEEGHNLQAHGIESITIEGLLQDDDGAIHLKYHSLCCGKLAIEEEKKRTYEIIFNKDKAVKELKDSIHKLQNELREVEEAVTKQEQLAKLPEMEHAHYLLEDEVKKLSVLIEESMQKKAEAKMEKGAIRNNEHAATKENAIFTANKEQALQKAIELKKRYTDLQQKVGSVDTSVKQALEELKVLGLSKDDIAFISYDIQGSAFWDQQGNLFTSKEMNNKLNTIILEKEKLYDPSVNEEIIRLVEVKEGQVDILIQNLYRLKEDRNNLERTCDDLLSQFRGHIKEIMKDYIMAFESFADLLKASAKGKLVEITPDPETWEIHLYIGFDGKEPVAVDGPHLSSGQKASTSLMILLAALSDNKNGKISPIMFLDEPKARVDDDRGNEMGQLLQVTDIQYFITHQQGESLKSIDWIDHAFTCSACESGKEFANQLILKKRSRGNL